The Gemmatimonadaceae bacterium DNA segment CACGATATTGATGCCCTCGATCGTCACGCGGCCCGTCTTCAGGTGCACGCGGATGACCTTGCCATCCTTGCCCTTGTCGTCGCCACGGAGCACACGCACGGTGTCCCCCTTGGTGATCTTCGTCTCGACGCGCTCGGCGTTCCGGGCGTGACGGGTGACGTTCTTCTGACCGCGGGTCTTGCGGTGGGTGAGAATACGCATTTACAGCACCTCAGGGGCCAACGACACGATCTTCATATAGCGCTTCTCGCGCAGCTCGCGGGCCACCGGCCCGAAGATGCGCGTGGCGCGCGGCTCGCCCTTGTCATCGATGATGACCACGGCGTTCTCGTCGAACTTGATGTAGCTGCCGTCCTTGCGGCGCACTTCCTTCACCGTGCGCACGACGACGGCCTTGGCCACGTCGGACTTCTTGACGGTGCCGTTCGGCAGCGCGTCCTTCACCGCCACCACGACCTTGTCGCCAAGGCCGGCGTAGCGCTTGCGCGTGCCGCCGAGGACGCGGATCACCAGCGCCTTCTTGGCGCCGGAGTTGTCCGCGACCTTCACGACCGATTCCTGTTGGATCATTGGTCAGTTCCCCTTAGCGTGCGCGGTCGACGATCTCGAGCAACCGGAACCGCTTGTCCTTGGACAGCGGCCGGGTCTCGACGATGCGGACGGTGTCGCCGACCTTCGCCGAGTTCGCCTCGTCGTGCGCCTTCAGGCGCTTGGTCTTCGTCACCATCTTCCCGTACACGGGATGCGGCACGCGACGTTCAATCGCGACCACGATGGTCTTGTCCATCTTGTCGCTCACGACGAGGCCCTGGCGCACCTTGCGGGCGGCGCGGGTCGGCGAGGCGGTCTTCTCGGTATCAGCCATCTGTCATATCCCTGCGCGCGTTAGCGCGCAGCCTCCGTACGCTCCGCCTTCTCGCGGAGCACCGTCTGAAGCCGCGCGATGTCGCGGCGAATCGTGCGCAGCCGGAGCGGATTGCTCAGCGGCTCCGTGGCGCCCCGGAAGCGGAGCCGGAACCGCTCCTCCTCCAGCTCGGCCAGGCGAGCGCGGATCTCGTCCGTGCTCAGCTCCCGGATCTGGTCAGCCTTCATTGCCCTGCGCCTCCTCGCGCGCCACGAACTTCGTCTTCACGCCCAGCTTGGCGGCGGCGAGCCCGAGCGCCTGCTGTGCGATCTCCTTCGTCACGCCTTCGATCTCGAACAGGATGCGGCCGGGCTTGACCACGGCCACCCACAGTTCCGGCGAGCCCTTGCCCTTGCCCATTCGCGTCTCGGCCGGCTTCTTCGTCACCGGCTTGTCCGGGAAGATCCGGATCCAGACCTTGCCGCCGCGCTTGATGTGACGCGTCAGCGCCACGCGTGCGGCTTCGATCTGGCGCGCCGTCACCCAGCCCGGCTCCTGCGCCTGGAGGCCGAAGGTGCCGAACGCGACGGTCGCGCCACGACGGGCGAGACCCGTCGTGCGACCCTTGAACATCTTGCGGAACTTGACCCGCTTCGGTGCTAGCATCGGTCAGCTCTCCTCAGGCGTCCGAGGAGTACGTCGAGTTGCCTCGACGACCCTCGATGACTTCGCCCTTGAAGATCCACACCTTCACACCGATGGTGCCGAAGGTCGTCTTCGCGGTCGACGTCGCGTAATCGATGTCCGCGCGGAGGGTATGGAGGGGCACCCGCCCCTCGTGGTAGCCCTCGACGCGCGCGATCTCGGCGCCGCCGAGGCGGCCCGAGCACTTCACCTTGATGCCTTCCGCGCCCATCCGCATCGCGCTCTGCACCGCGCGCTTCATCGCGCGACGGAACGAGATGCGCTGCGCCAGCTGCGCGGCGATGTTGTCGGCGACGAGCTGCGCCTCGATCTCCGGGCGCTTGATCTCCTCGACGTTCACACCCACTTCCTTGCCGGTCAGCTGCTGGAGCTCGGTCTTGAGCTCCTCGACGGCCTGGCCCTTCTTGCCGATGACCACGCCCGGACGGCCGGTGTGGATGGTCACCACGGCCTTCCCCGGCTTGCGCTCGATCGTGATCTGGCTGATGGCCGCGCCGCCAAGGCGCGCCTTCAGGTACTTCCGCAGCAGCGCGTCTTCCTTCAACAGCGCCGGGAAGTCCTTCTTGGCAAACCACTTCGAGCGATGCGTCGTGCTCACGCCGAGGCGGAAGCCGATCGGATGCGTCTTCTGTCCCATTATCGACCTTCCTTCTCGGCCACGATGATCTCCACGTGGCTGGTTCGCTTGTGCATCGGCGTCGCCCGGCCCATCGCCGCAGGCGTCCACCGCTTGAGCTTCACACCCTCGTTCACGATCGCGTGCTTGACGTAGAGCGCGTCCACGTCGAGCGACACGTTCGCGTTGCGCGCCGCCTGCTCCGCGTTCGCGACGGCGCTGTTGAGCACCTTCGAGATCTCGTGCGAGGCGTGCTTCTTGCTGAACTTCAGCAGGGCCAGCGCGTCGTTCACGCGCAGGCCGCGGATCTGATCAATGACCAGCCGCATCTTGTAGGGCGACTGGCGCGTCGACCGCTGGATGGCCCGGGCTTCCGTCATGCTCACTTGCCTCCCTTGGCCGGGGCCGCCGCTGCCGGCGCCGCCTTCTTGTCGGTCTTGTTGTTGCCGGTGTGGCCGCGGAACAGCCGCGTCGGCGCGAACTCGCCGAGCTTGTGGCCCACCATGTTCTCGGTCACGTACACCGGGATGAACTTGTTCCCGTTGTGCACCGCGATCGTGTGCCCGACGAACTCGGGGATCACCGTGCTCGCGCGCGACCAGGTCTTCACGACCTTCTTCTCGTTCTTCGCGTTCATCGCGACGACGCGCTTGAGCAGCGCATCCTGGATGAACGGACCCTTCTTGATTGAGCGTGCCATAGTCTCGTATCCCTGTTAGCTCTGGGTGGCCTTGCCGCGCTTCCGGCCACGGACGATCAGACGCTGCGACGCCTTCTTCTTGTTGCGCGTCTTGACGCCCTCCTTCTTGCCCCAGGGGCTCACCACGTTCCGGCCGCCGCGCGTGCGGCCACCGTGCGGGTGATCGACCGGGTTCATCACTTCACCGCGGACCTTCGGACGGCGCCCCATCCAGCGGGTCTTGCCGGCCTTGCCCCAGGAAATCAGCTCGTGCTCCGCGTTGCCCACCTCGCCGATCGTGCCGAGGCAATCCCCGTGCACCATCCGCATCTCGGTGGACGCCATCCGCAGCGTCACGTAGTCGCCTTCCTTCGCGACCACCTGGAGGCTGGTCCCGGCCGAACGGGCCATCTGGCCGCCCTTGCCCGGCTTGAGCTCCACGTTGTGTACCGCGGTGCCCAGCGGCACCTCACGCAGCGGCATCGCGTTGCCCGTGCGCACGTCGGCGCCCTTGCCGCTGACGATCGTATCGCCCACGGCCAGGCCCTTCGGGTGCAGGATGTAGCGCTTCTCGCCGTCCGCGTACTCGACCAGCGCGATGCGCGCCGAGCGGTTCGGGTCGTACTCGATGTGCTGCACGGTCGCGGTCACGCCGTGCTTGTTGCGCTTGAAGTCGATGATGCGGTACTTGCGCTTGTGGCCACCGCCCAGGCGCCGCATCGAGATGTGACCGTGGTTGTCGCGGCCACCGCTCTTCTTCAGCGGTTCGGTGAGCGACTTCTCCGGCGTGCTCCGCGTGATCTCGGCGTTATCCGAGACCGAACGGAAACGCGTCGCGGCGCTCACTGGCTTGAATTGACGAATCCCCATTGGCTTAACCCTCGAAGATCTCGATCGCGTCGCCGGCCTTCAGCGTCACGATGGCCTTCTTCCAGCGGGGACGCAGGCCGGCCGACGTGCCGACGCGCCGCGGCTTCCCGCGCTGCTGCGAGGTCCAGACGCCGGTGACCGTCACACCGAACAGGCGTTCGATCGCCTGCTTGATGGCCGTCTTGTTGGCATCCGGATGGACCTCGAACGTGTATTCCCCGCGCTCCTGGTACGCCGCCGAGGACTTCTCGGTGACGAGCGGGCGCACGATGGTGCGATGCAGTGTCGGCATCGGTTACTTCCCCTTCTTCTTGGGGGCCGCCTTCTTGGCCGCCGCCTTCTTGGCGGCAGGCTTGGCAGCGGCCTTCTTCGCGGGCGCCTTCTTGGCGGCCGCCTTCGGTGCGGCCTTCTTGGCCGCGGCCTTCTTCTTGGCAGGCGCCTTCGCCTCGGCCTTGGCCGCCTTGGCCTCCGCCTTCGCCGGCGACGCCTTCTTCTTCGCCACCTTCACCTTCTCCACCGCCTTCTCCGCCACCGGCGCCAGCTCGTGGCCAATCGCGCCTGCCTCGACCAGCACCACATCCGACCAGAGGATGTCGTAGGTGGAGGCGTCGCTGTACGGCAGCACGACGACGTTGGGGATGTTGCGGCCGGAGAGGTAGACGTTCGGCTTCACGCCGTCGGTCAGGATCAGCGCCTTCTTGTGCGTGACCTCGAGACGGGCCAGCAGCTGGACCAGCTGCGCCGTCTTCGGGGCCTCGTACGAGAAGCGGTCGATCACCAGCACGCTGTTCTCACGCGCGCGGGCGTTGAGCGCGGACTTGCGGGCCAGCGCCTTGATCTGGCGCGGGACCTTCTGCTCGTAGCCACGCGGCTGCGGGCCGAAGACGGTACCGCCGCCGACCCAGTTCGGGGCGCGGGTCGAGCCCTGACGGGCGCGGCCGGTGCCCTTCTGCTTCCACGGCTTCTGGTTGCCGCCGACGACCCAGCGACGGGTCTTGGTGGCGTGCGTGCCCTGGCGCTGGTTGGCGAGCTGCGCCTTCACCGCCTGGTGCATCACCGGCATATTCACGGTGCCATCAAACGTCGCCTCGGGCAGGGCCACCGCATCGCGCGGGGTGCCCATCGCCGTGAAGGCCGACGCCGTGTAGTTCGTGGTCTCGGACATCGGTTATCCCTGCTTGCGGACGAGCACGATCCCGTTGGTCGGGCCGGCCACGCTACCGCGGATGTAGATCAGGTTGCGCTCCGCATCGACCTTCTCGACGCGCAGGTTGATCTGGGTGTGACGCTCGGCGCCGTAGTGGCCCGGCATCTTCTTGCCCTTGATGACGCGCGACGGGTCGGTGCCCGGTCCGATGGAACCCGGACGGCGATGCTTCGTGTTGCCGTGCGTGTTCGGACCGCCGCCGAAGCCGTGGCGCTTCACCACGCCCTGGAAGCCCCGCCCCTTCGTGGTCCCGGTCACCTTCACCATCTCACCCGGGGTGAAGATGTCGACCTTGATCACGTCGCCGACGTTGTACGTCGGCACCTCGGGGTTCTTCCCGGGCGCATCGTCGAGCCGGAAGGACCGCAGGACGGCCGGCGGCGCCTCGAGGCCCGCCTTCTTCGCGTGCCCGATCTCCGCCTTGTTCGCGCGACGGCCCTTCGGCGTGCGCTCGCCCTTCTTCGACTCGCGGGCCAGGCGCTGCGCGCCATAGCCGAGCTCCACGGACGCGAAGCCCGCCGCCTCCGGCGTGACGACCTTCGTCACCGGATTCGGGGTGGCCTCCACCACCGTGCAGGGGATCTGCTCCCCCTTTTCGTCGAAGATCTGGGTCATCCCCAGCTTCTTGCCAATGATGCCAATCATTACTTGCTCACTCGTTCAGTTAGTCGCGGCGTGGCCGAGCCACTTGCTTGGTCCACTTATGCCGGAGGACTCTGACTTGAGACTTGAGACGGGAGACTTGAGAGCGGCGCTCTCACGTCCCAAGTCTCACGTCTCAAGTCTTCTACTCAACCTTGATCTCGACATCAACGCCGGCGGGAAGGTCGAGTTTCGTCAACGCGTCCACCGTCACTGCCTTCGAATCCAGGATGTCGATTACCCGCTTGTGCGTCTTCAGCTCGAACTGCTCCCGCGACTTCTTGTCGACGTGCGGCGAACGGAGGACCGTCCAGCGCTGCGTCTTCGTGGGGAGCGGGATCGGGCCGGAGACCTGGGCCCCCGTCTTCTCCGCGGTCCGCACGATGTCCGCCGAGGCCTGGTCGATCACGGCGTGATCGAATGCCTTGAGTCGGATGCGAATACGTCCAGCCATTGATTCTCCACTGGGTCCGTGGGGGGCGGCGTCTACCGCCCCCACGGTCCCGATTGTTGTTAGGCGAGGATCTTGGTCACGACACCCGCGCCGACCGTGCGACCACCCTCACGGATGGCGAAGCGCAGCTGCTCCTCCATCGCGATCGGGATGATGAGCTCGATCGTCATCTGGATGTTGTCGCCCGGCATCACCATCTCGGTGCCGGCCGGCAACTCGATCGCGCCCGTCACGTCGGTCGTGCGGAAGTAGAACTGCGGGCGGTAGCCCTTGAAGAACGGCGTGTGGCGGCCGCCCTCTTCCTTCGTGAGGACGTAGACCTCGGCCGTGAACTTCGTGTGGGGCTTGATCGACCCCGGCTTGGCCAGCACCATCCCGCGCTCGATGTCCTTCTTGTCGATGCCGCGGAGCAGGAGGCCGACGTTGTCACCGGCGAAGCCCTCGTCGAGGAGCTTGCGGAACATCTCGACGCCCGTGACGACGGTCTTCTTGTCGGAGTTGTAGCCCACGAACTCGAGCTCCTCGCCGACCTTGCACTTGCCGCGCTCGATGCGGCCCGTGGCGACCGTGCCGCGGCCGGTGATCGAGAACACGTCCTCGACCGGCAGCAGGAACGGCTTGTCGACTTCGCGCGTCGGCTCGGGGATGTACGTGTCGAGGGCGTTGTAGAGCTCCTCGATCGTCGCCACCCACTTCGGGTCGCCGGCGATGGCGTTGGACGCCGAGCCGCGGATGACCGGGGCGTTGTCGCCGTCGTAGTTGTACTTCGAGAGCAGCTCGCGGACCTCGAGCTCGACGAGGTCGAGGAGCTCGGCGTCCTCGACGAGGTCGCACTTGTTGAGGAACACGACGATCTTCGGCACGTTCACCTGGCGGGCCAGGAGGATGTGCTCGCGGGTCTGCGGCATCGGGCCGTCCACGGCCGACACCACGAGGATCGCGCCGTCCATCTGCGCGGCACCCGTGATCATGTTCTTCACGTAGTCGGCGTGGCCCGGGCAGTCGACGTGCGCGTAGTGACGCGCGGTCGTCTCGTACTCCACGTGCGACGTGGCGATGGTGAGGATCTTCGTGGCATCACGACGCCCCTGCGACTCGGACGCCTTGGCGACCTCGTCGTAGGCGACGTACTTGGTGTTGCCGAACTTGTCCGCCGAGATCTTGGTCAGGGCGGCCGTGGTGGTCGTCTTGCCGTGGTCGACGTGACCGATGGTCCCGACGTTCACGTGCGGCTTCGTCCGCTCAAACTTTGCCTTGGCCATTGTTGCGTCCTGAAGTGGTGGTAGTGAGTTACAACGAATGCGAGTGCGATGCCTTTCCGTCTTCCATCTTCCGTCTTGCTACTTACTTCACCTTCGCGATGATCTCGTCGGCCTTCGCCTTCGGGACCTCTTCATAGTGCGAGAACTCCATCGAGTACACCGCACGGCCCTGCGTCATTGAGCGGAGCTTGGTGCTGTACCCGAACATCTCGCTGAGCGGCACCGTCGCGCCGATCACCTGGGCCTCGCCGCGCTGCGTCATCCCGCCGATCTTGCCGCGCCGGGCCGAGATGTCGCCGAGCACGTCGCCGAAGAACTGGTCGGGGCTGACCACCTCGACCTTCATCATCGGCTCGAGGATGATCGGGTTCGCGCCGCGGGCGGCCTCCTTGATGGCCATCGAGCCCGCGATCTTGAACGCCATTTCCGAAGAGTCGACGTCGTGGTACGAGCCGAACACCAGCTCGACCTTCACGTCCACCATCGGATAGCCGGCGAGGATGCCGTTCTCGAGGGCTTCCTTGATGCCCATCTCGACCGGCTTGATGAACTCGCGCGGGATCACGCCGCCGACGATCTTGTCCTCGAAGACGTAGCCCTGGCCCGGCTCGGCCGGCATCGCATTGATGACGACGTGGCCGTACTGGCCCTTGCCGCCCGACTGGCGGACGAACTTGCCCTCGACCTTGTCGACGCGCTTCTTGATCGTCTCACGGTAGGCCACCTGCGGACGGCCCACGTTCGCCTCGACCTTGAACTCGCGCAGCATACGGTCGACGATGATCTCGAGGTGGAGCTCGCCCATCCCGGAGATGATCGTCTGGCCCGTCTCGGCGTCCGTGTGGACGCGGAAGGTCGGGTCTTCCTCCGCCAGCTTGTTGAGCGCGATGCCCATCTTGTCCTGGTCGGCCTTGGTCTTCGGCTCCACCGCGACGTCGATGACGGGCGTCGGGAACTTCATCGCCTCGAGGATGATCGGCTTGTCTTCGTCCGACAGCGTGTCGCCCGTGCGTGTGTCCTTGAGGCCAATGGCGGCGGCGATGTCGCCGGCGCGCACTTCCTCGATCTCCTCGCGCTTGTTGGCGTGCATCTGCAACAGGCGGCCGATACGCTCACGCTTGTCCTTGGTGCTGTTATAGACGTGGGCGCCGGCCTTGAGCACGCCGGAGTACACGCGGAAGAAGGTCAGGCGGCCGACGAAGGGATCGGTCGCGACCTTGAACGCCAGGGCCGAGAACGGCGCGTCGTCGGACACCTCGCGGGTCTCGATCGTGTCATCGTGCTGCGGCGCGTGGCCCTCGATGGCGGGCACGTCGACGGGCGACGGCAGGAAGTCGATGACGGCGTCGAGCAGCGCCTGGACGCCCTTGTTCTTGAACGAGGCGCCGCAGAGAATCGGCACGAACTTCATCTCGCAGGTCGCGACGCGGATGGCGTGGCGGATCTCCTCGACCGTCAGCTCCTCGCCGCCGAGGTACTTCTCCATCAGCGTCTCGTCGTGCTCGACGACCATATCGATGAGCGCGGCGCGGGCAGCCTCGACCTTGTCCGTGAACTCGGCCGGGACGTCGACGACGGCGAAGGTCTTCCCCATCGTCTCGTTGTCGAAGATGTACTGCTTGCGCTCGATGATGTCGATGTGGCCCGTGAAGAGCTCACCGGAGCCGACCGGCAACTGGATCGGCAGGGCGGCCTTCGTGAGGCGGTCCTGGATCATCTCGACGCAGCGCTCGAAGTTGGCGCCGACGCGGTCCATCTTGTTGGAGAAAATCATCCGCGGGACCTTGTAGCGGTCCGCCTGGCGCCACACCGTCTCCGTCTGCGGCTCGACGCCGGCGACGGAGTCCAGCAGGGTCACGGCGCCGTCGAGCACGCGGAGCGAGCGCTCCACTTCGACGGTGAAGTCCACGTGTCCCGGGGTGTCGATGATGTTGATGCGGTACTCCGGTCCCTCGCCCTTCTTGTCCGACTGGCCGTGGCGCATCCAGAAGCAGGTCGTCGCGGCCGACGTGATGGTGATGCCGCGCTCCTGTTCCTGCTCCATCCAGTCCATCGTGGCCGCACCATCGTGCACCTCGCCGATCTTGTGCGACTTCCCCGTGTAATAGAGGACGCGCTCAGTCGTCGTGGTCTTCCCGGCATCGATGTGGGCCATGATGCCGATGTTGCGATAGTACTTCAGGTCGGTCGTGCGAGGCATCGAATCAGTAAGGCTTAGAGATGACGTATGGGGAACAAAAACGCGGCTGGACCAGGCGTTCCCCCCTGTGAAGCATCCGGGGAACCGGTATCCATCCGCACTCGCCGGGTACAGTCGCCACTCGAGCGCGACTGGGGACCCACGGCGCACCAGGGGCAAACAGCGACTATCCCCTGACGTTGAATTGTCCTGCGTGCTTCTCGGGAATCGCGGCGCCGCGAGCGAACTCGTGGCGGGATCGATCGGGCTGTCCACTCCCCCCGCGCGTCACTCCTGCCGACGTTGGCGGGCCCATAGGTCCGGAACGCAGTGCTCCGGGGTGTTCAGTGGTGCCGAACACCGACTACGACGCGACGCACACGAGGTGCGAATCGCCGTAGCCCGAGAAAAGTATCCCGTTCCGACGCGAAGTCAAGCCGAGACAAGCACTTGCGGTGCTGAGGTGGTCGCCCCGTGTACCGGCCAAGACACCGCACGATCGGGCGGCGCTAGCCGCAGTATCTCCGTCCCGATGCGCGATGACGGCTAAGTTATTGCCACACAATGCTTTATCGTCTAGTTCGTCGCCGCTCGATTGTCCCTACTGCGCGCACTCCTTATCGTTTCGCCAGATTCTCAGCACCGCACTTCTCTCCCATTCCGCCGGAGCGTTCAATGCAACCGCCCGCACTCGCCAGATTCGGCAGCCTCGCCGCGGCCCTCACGATGCTCGTGGTGGCGTCCCCGTCGGTCGGCGCCCAGCAGGGCTTTATGGCCGTGATGCACCGCAACATCACGGACGTTGAGCGGAAGGTCGTGGCGCTCGCCAACGCGATTCCCGAATCCGCCTACGCCTGGCGGCCCGCCGAGGGCGTGCGCTCGATCGGCGAGGTGCTGCAGCACATCGCCGCCGACAACTACATCCTGCCTGTGTATATGGGAACGCCGGCGCCGGCGGCCACCGGCATCACCGCCGATTACGGTACCGCCGTCGCATACGAGACACGTCGCGGGCTGACGAAGGCGCAGATTGTCGCCGACCTCGAGGCGTCGTTCGCGCACCTGCACCGCGCGATCAACACCAACACCGACGCCAACATCACGCAGAACATCGGCTGGTTCGGCAACCAAGCATCGCGCCTGCAGGCGATGACGGGGACGGTGGGACACCTGCACGAACACTTGGGCCAGCTGATCGCGTATGCGCGGTCGAATGGCGTGAAGCCGCCGTGGAGTAACTGAGTTCCAGATGGTGGACGGATGACGGAGGACGGATGCAAACAGAGGCGGGGCGGACCGTGGTATCGGTCCGCCCCGCTTCCGTCATCCGTCTTCCGTCGCATTACCGGCGACAATGCGCGAACGCCTTGTTCGCTTCCGCCATCCGGTGCGTGGCTTCCTTCTTCTTGACGGCGTTGCCTTCGCCCTTCGCGGCGGCGAGCACCGGCTAGCGTGTCCAGATAACCAGAGATCCACAGCCGTCGAAATCATTGAAGCGTGGCGGCGCGAACGACGCAGCATAGATCTCGATGCGCTTCGCACGCTCTAGCAGCCTCAGCAGTTCTTGTCGCTCGGTTGCGTCAATCATCTGGCCCAAGTCCGCACCATCCTCGAAGACTCGGGGGTCGCAGATGCCCATAGAACCCCGAATCTTGACCGCAGTACCGGACGCAACCACGAGGGGCACCAAGCTACCAAGGGCCTGCGGCGTGACCCGCGGAAGACGCCGCAGCATCGAATCCGTGACGAATCGACCCATTCCCGTCTTCCTCCGTTCCTCGAACTCTTCCTGCCACCGAGTCAGCGGCCGCTCCACGATTCGGATGGTGTCGAGCGCCGTGACCGGCTCAAGCGGGATCTCCCACGTCTCCTCCTCGAGTTTGTCTGGGATAGCGACGCGGAACGGCTGGTAGCCGAGCGCGCGGACCTCCACGTCAGCGGAGGCAGATGGGGCGACAATCAGGAATCGGCCCAATGAGTCGGTGAGGGCGCTCGCGATGCCACCCAGCGAAACTTCCGCTGCCTCTAGGGCGACGGAGGTGCGGGCGTTCACGACTCGGCCGGCGACCTCACGCCGCTCCGTCGGCGCAGCCGCGACCAGCCGAATCCAGTTCGCTCCGGCTCCAATCGTGACCCTCCGTTCGCCAACCTCGGCATCAGGTCCTAACGCCACCACTCCGACATACTCGCCGACGGGAACGCCGCAGAGCGCAAAGAATCCATTCGCGTTCGACGTGTCCGCAGTCGCAAGCACGGTTCGTGCCAGAACCGCGCGATCCAGCCGCAACTCCTGCCAAGTCGCCGTCACCTCAAGCCCAGGGCTCGGTGCACCGATACGATTCCGAATGAGCCCCATCAGCACGCTACGCTCGTCGCTGTCAGCGCTGCGGCCGCAGTGCTGGACGTGCAGGGCAGCGAGTGTCGGCGTGGAGAGGGTAACGGGCGTGCCGTCCCAACTGGACGGAACTTCACGTACGAGCGCCTCAAGGCCCAGCGTATCGAGCCCTGCGTACCAGGCCGTCAGGACGAACCCGCCTGAGGTCCGAGGTCTCGATCCGAGATCAAACCTCCCGTCGGCGTCCGTGACGACGATTCGCGCCTCACCGCGAATCATCACCTGCGCTCCAACGACGGGCCGTGGCTCCAGCGTGGAGTCTATGACAAAGCCCGTAACGTTGTGCTGCGCCTGCGCCGCCGGCACGAGCGCCACAAGAGGAAGGCAGAGTAGGCTGAGCCAAACTCCGCCGCGCCAGTGAGGCGGCCGCCCCTGAGCGGACCGACCGAGCCACCAGCTAGCGGTCGAAAATGGAGCGGAGCCGGTCCTCATCAGGCGGCAAGGCAAGCAGCTTTCCATCCAAGAATACCGATGGCGTGCCAAGTACCGACACCTCCTGTGCGATGCGCTTGCTTTGCCAAATCCGCTCGAAGTGGCCGGAATCGGAGCGAGCAAGGCACTCCAGTGGGCCACTTGCGTTCGAAACCTGCGCACGACGCAGCAGCTCGCCGGGTGAAAACACTTGCAAGGAATCTTGAACGGCGAACAAGACATCCGCCAGTCTCAATGCGACCGATTCGGAGCGCACTGCACACTCGAACAACTTCGCAGCGGGAAGTGCTGCCGCGTGATAGTCGAGTGGCAAGTGTGCGTATCGCACGTCAGTCGCACTAAGTCGGTCGCCGAAGACGTGTACGAGTCGCGCGTGAAAGGTCTTGCACGCGGGACACTGGAAGTCAGTGAGAACGACCAGCGTTGGTCCGGTGGTCACCGGACCCAGAGGAGTACTCGATCGGAGCAACCCGTCCCATTCGGCACGAGAAATTTGGCGATCGCGTGGCGCGGGACCGCCTGGGCCGGACCGTGAGAAGAACTCCCTTCTGACGGTCGCCGCGGCGACTGCGAGCGCCGCGGCGACCATGAGATAGGTCAGAATTCGTTCGAGTCTCGTCACACTTCGGGCGGGTAGCAGACAAGCATTGGTCCACCCTGACCACTGGGGTCGCCCATGCAGAACGGGCTCCAAGTGCAGTAAGGATTGACGCTGCCGCCACACACCCCCGAGCAGGAATTTTCGGCGGCTGCTCCGACAGGGCATCCCAAGTCGTACTGGCAGGAGCCACACCCGGGA contains these protein-coding regions:
- the rpsJ gene encoding 30S ribosomal protein S10 translates to MAGRIRIRLKAFDHAVIDQASADIVRTAEKTGAQVSGPIPLPTKTQRWTVLRSPHVDKKSREQFELKTHKRVIDILDSKAVTVDALTKLDLPAGVDVEIKVE
- the rplC gene encoding 50S ribosomal protein L3, with the translated sequence MIGIIGKKLGMTQIFDEKGEQIPCTVVEATPNPVTKVVTPEAAGFASVELGYGAQRLARESKKGERTPKGRRANKAEIGHAKKAGLEAPPAVLRSFRLDDAPGKNPEVPTYNVGDVIKVDIFTPGEMVKVTGTTKGRGFQGVVKRHGFGGGPNTHGNTKHRRPGSIGPGTDPSRVIKGKKMPGHYGAERHTQINLRVEKVDAERNLIYIRGSVAGPTNGIVLVRKQG
- the rplD gene encoding 50S ribosomal protein L4, giving the protein MGTPRDAVALPEATFDGTVNMPVMHQAVKAQLANQRQGTHATKTRRWVVGGNQKPWKQKGTGRARQGSTRAPNWVGGGTVFGPQPRGYEQKVPRQIKALARKSALNARARENSVLVIDRFSYEAPKTAQLVQLLARLEVTHKKALILTDGVKPNVYLSGRNIPNVVVLPYSDASTYDILWSDVVLVEAGAIGHELAPVAEKAVEKVKVAKKKASPAKAEAKAAKAEAKAPAKKKAAAKKAAPKAAAKKAPAKKAAAKPAAKKAAAKKAAPKKKGK
- the rplN gene encoding 50S ribosomal protein L14, with protein sequence MIQQESVVKVADNSGAKKALVIRVLGGTRKRYAGLGDKVVVAVKDALPNGTVKKSDVAKAVVVRTVKEVRRKDGSYIKFDENAVVIIDDKGEPRATRIFGPVARELREKRYMKIVSLAPEVL
- the rplX gene encoding 50S ribosomal protein L24; the encoded protein is MRILTHRKTRGQKNVTRHARNAERVETKITKGDTVRVLRGDDKGKDGKVIRVHLKTGRVTIEGINIVKKHRRARRAEEQSGIIEMPAPVALSNVMLLDPKSGEPTRIRARIDADGTKERISAKSGQSIPRAR
- the rplP gene encoding 50S ribosomal protein L16 — translated: MLAPKRVKFRKMFKGRTTGLARRGATVAFGTFGLQAQEPGWVTARQIEAARVALTRHIKRGGKVWIRIFPDKPVTKKPAETRMGKGKGSPELWVAVVKPGRILFEIEGVTKEIAQQALGLAAAKLGVKTKFVAREEAQGNEG
- the rpmC gene encoding 50S ribosomal protein L29: MKADQIRELSTDEIRARLAELEEERFRLRFRGATEPLSNPLRLRTIRRDIARLQTVLREKAERTEAAR
- the rplB gene encoding 50S ribosomal protein L2, yielding MGIRQFKPVSAATRFRSVSDNAEITRSTPEKSLTEPLKKSGGRDNHGHISMRRLGGGHKRKYRIIDFKRNKHGVTATVQHIEYDPNRSARIALVEYADGEKRYILHPKGLAVGDTIVSGKGADVRTGNAMPLREVPLGTAVHNVELKPGKGGQMARSAGTSLQVVAKEGDYVTLRMASTEMRMVHGDCLGTIGEVGNAEHELISWGKAGKTRWMGRRPKVRGEVMNPVDHPHGGRTRGGRNVVSPWGKKEGVKTRNKKKASQRLIVRGRKRGKATQS
- the rpsS gene encoding 30S ribosomal protein S19, translating into MARSIKKGPFIQDALLKRVVAMNAKNEKKVVKTWSRASTVIPEFVGHTIAVHNGNKFIPVYVTENMVGHKLGEFAPTRLFRGHTGNNKTDKKAAPAAAAPAKGGK
- the rplW gene encoding 50S ribosomal protein L23 translates to MPTLHRTIVRPLVTEKSSAAYQERGEYTFEVHPDANKTAIKQAIERLFGVTVTGVWTSQQRGKPRRVGTSAGLRPRWKKAIVTLKAGDAIEIFEG
- the rplV gene encoding 50S ribosomal protein L22; amino-acid sequence: MTEARAIQRSTRQSPYKMRLVIDQIRGLRVNDALALLKFSKKHASHEISKVLNSAVANAEQAARNANVSLDVDALYVKHAIVNEGVKLKRWTPAAMGRATPMHKRTSHVEIIVAEKEGR
- the rpsC gene encoding 30S ribosomal protein S3, which produces MGQKTHPIGFRLGVSTTHRSKWFAKKDFPALLKEDALLRKYLKARLGGAAISQITIERKPGKAVVTIHTGRPGVVIGKKGQAVEELKTELQQLTGKEVGVNVEEIKRPEIEAQLVADNIAAQLAQRISFRRAMKRAVQSAMRMGAEGIKVKCSGRLGGAEIARVEGYHEGRVPLHTLRADIDYATSTAKTTFGTIGVKVWIFKGEVIEGRRGNSTYSSDA
- the rpsQ gene encoding 30S ribosomal protein S17 → MADTEKTASPTRAARKVRQGLVVSDKMDKTIVVAIERRVPHPVYGKMVTKTKRLKAHDEANSAKVGDTVRIVETRPLSKDKRFRLLEIVDRAR